One Bacteroidales bacterium DNA segment encodes these proteins:
- a CDS encoding adenosylcobalamin-dependent ribonucleoside-diphosphate reductase, whose translation MYIKGKATEQETRNTGRANQREKTYTFDEAFKSSLEYFNGDELAARVWANKYALKDSYGNLFEKNPDDMHRRLAKEIARIENKYPNPLQEEDIYELLRGFKYIVPQGGPMAGIGNPYQIASLSNCFVIGNKDQADSYGGIMKTDQEQVQLMKRRGGVGHDLSHIRPAGTPVMNSALTSTGVVPFMERFSNSTREVAQDGRRGALMLTISVRHPDAEAFIDAKLESNKVTGANVSVKIDDKFMKAVLNNESYVQQFPVDSDDPSYKQTIDARELWHKIVHNAWKSAEPGILFWDTVVNESVADSYADKGFQSVSTNPCGEIPLCPYDSCRLLAVNLFSYVDNPFTEKAKFNFEKFKKHVQYAQRIMDDIIDIEVEKIDAIIKKIENDPEDFEIKRVEYNLWQNIRKKAMEGRRTGVGITAEGDMLAALDLTYGSENATDFSEEIHKTIAIEAYRSSVNMAKERGPFEIYEAEKEKNNPLINRIKNEDEQLYNNMLQYGRRNISLLTIAPTGTTSLMTQTTSGIEPVFMPVYKRRRKVNPSDTQANITYVDEVGDSWEEYNVFHHKFLDWLEIKGYDPEQVKQYDDEQINELVKKSPYYKATSNDVDWVSKVKMQGRVQKWVDHSISVTINLPEKTPEDMVGKLYITGWESGCKGITVYREGSRSGVLVANNKNTKQDTQSIKRPKLLDAEIIRFKNEDEDWIAFVGLKDGRPYEIFTGLADEEVLPIPKSVTKGRIIKVKNKEGKSRYDFQYTDKFGYENTLGGISHMFNKEFWNYAKLISGVLRHGMPLPDVVNLVSSLSLNTETINTWKKGVERALKKYIPDGTKARKGTKCENCGSENLIYQEGCLNCQNCGFSKCG comes from the coding sequence GGAAACTTGTTCGAGAAGAATCCCGATGACATGCATCGCAGGCTGGCCAAAGAAATTGCCAGGATTGAAAACAAATATCCCAATCCTTTGCAAGAAGAGGATATTTATGAACTGCTGAGGGGATTCAAATACATTGTTCCGCAGGGTGGACCCATGGCAGGAATCGGCAATCCTTACCAGATAGCTTCACTATCCAACTGCTTCGTCATCGGAAATAAGGATCAGGCTGATTCTTACGGAGGCATCATGAAAACCGACCAGGAGCAGGTTCAGTTAATGAAACGTCGCGGTGGTGTGGGCCATGACCTTTCTCATATCCGGCCTGCCGGAACACCTGTCATGAATAGTGCTTTAACCTCTACCGGTGTGGTGCCTTTTATGGAAAGATTTTCCAATTCAACCCGGGAAGTTGCCCAGGACGGTCGCCGCGGAGCACTTATGCTCACCATCTCGGTGAGACATCCCGACGCAGAAGCCTTTATTGACGCCAAACTGGAATCAAATAAAGTAACAGGCGCCAATGTATCTGTAAAAATCGATGATAAATTTATGAAGGCCGTATTGAATAACGAGTCTTACGTCCAGCAATTTCCTGTTGATTCGGACGACCCCTCTTACAAACAAACCATAGATGCCCGTGAACTGTGGCACAAAATTGTACACAATGCCTGGAAATCGGCCGAACCGGGCATCCTTTTCTGGGATACCGTGGTGAATGAATCCGTTGCAGACTCCTATGCCGACAAAGGTTTTCAATCCGTCTCCACCAATCCTTGTGGCGAAATACCTCTGTGTCCATACGATAGCTGCCGTTTACTGGCCGTCAATCTTTTCAGTTACGTGGATAATCCCTTCACAGAAAAAGCCAAATTCAATTTCGAAAAGTTTAAAAAGCACGTGCAGTATGCCCAGCGAATAATGGACGATATTATTGATATTGAGGTAGAAAAGATCGATGCCATAATCAAAAAAATAGAGAATGACCCGGAAGATTTTGAGATTAAGCGGGTGGAATACAACCTGTGGCAAAATATCAGGAAAAAAGCCATGGAAGGAAGAAGAACAGGCGTAGGCATCACGGCTGAAGGAGATATGTTGGCTGCCCTGGATCTGACCTATGGAAGCGAAAATGCCACCGACTTTTCCGAAGAAATTCACAAAACCATAGCCATAGAAGCCTATCGTTCCTCTGTGAACATGGCCAAAGAACGGGGTCCGTTCGAAATTTATGAAGCAGAGAAAGAAAAGAACAATCCCCTGATCAATAGAATCAAAAACGAAGATGAACAGCTATACAACAATATGCTGCAATATGGCCGCAGAAACATCTCTCTGCTGACCATAGCTCCCACCGGAACTACCAGCCTGATGACCCAGACTACTTCCGGCATTGAACCCGTATTTATGCCGGTTTACAAACGAAGAAGGAAGGTAAACCCCAGTGACACGCAGGCGAACATTACCTACGTTGACGAGGTGGGTGATTCCTGGGAAGAGTACAATGTGTTCCATCATAAATTCCTTGACTGGCTAGAAATTAAAGGCTATGACCCTGAACAAGTCAAACAATATGATGACGAACAAATCAATGAACTGGTGAAAAAATCTCCTTATTATAAGGCCACTTCCAATGATGTGGACTGGGTAAGCAAGGTTAAAATGCAGGGACGCGTTCAGAAATGGGTGGACCACTCCATCAGTGTTACCATCAACCTGCCGGAGAAAACTCCTGAAGATATGGTAGGCAAACTCTATATTACAGGATGGGAAAGCGGTTGCAAGGGAATCACTGTGTACCGTGAAGGTTCCCGTTCAGGAGTTTTGGTTGCCAACAACAAAAACACCAAACAAGATACTCAGTCCATTAAACGGCCAAAATTACTGGACGCCGAAATCATCCGGTTCAAGAACGAAGATGAGGACTGGATCGCTTTTGTCGGATTGAAGGATGGCAGACCCTACGAAATATTTACCGGTCTGGCTGATGAGGAAGTGCTTCCTATTCCCAAATCCGTTACCAAAGGCAGAATTATCAAAGTAAAAAACAAAGAGGGAAAAAGTCGCTATGACTTCCAATATACTGATAAATTTGGCTATGAAAACACCCTTGGCGGCATATCCCATATGTTCAACAAAGAATTCTGGAACTATGCCAAGTTGATATCCGGGGTATTGCGCCACGGCATGCCGCTGCCCGATGTGGTCAATCTGGTTTCATCGCTGAGCCTGAATACCGAAACCATCAACACCTGGAAAAAAGGCGTGGAAAGGGCCTTGAAAAAATACATTCCTGATGGCACCAAAGCCCGCAAGGGAACCAAATGTGAAAACTGCGGTTCTGAAAACCTGATTTACCAGGAAGGCTGCTTGAACTGTCAGAATTGTGGGTTTTCCAAGTGCGGATAA